In candidate division KSB1 bacterium, the following proteins share a genomic window:
- the rpiB gene encoding ribose 5-phosphate isomerase B, giving the protein MKLAIGCDHAGFDLKSTLKPWLQAQGHELLDVGTDSTAAVDYPDFARVVGHAVADGSVARGLVICGSGVGASVAANKVKGVRAAVCHDTFSARQGVEDDDLNVLCLGARIIGSELAKEVCAAFLSATFSKLERHVRRLNKILEIEAGQH; this is encoded by the coding sequence GTGAAGCTCGCCATCGGCTGTGATCACGCCGGGTTCGATCTCAAGTCCACGCTGAAACCGTGGCTGCAAGCGCAGGGGCATGAGCTGCTGGATGTCGGCACTGATTCGACCGCGGCGGTGGATTACCCGGACTTCGCGCGAGTGGTAGGGCATGCCGTGGCAGATGGGTCCGTCGCGCGCGGTCTCGTGATCTGCGGCAGCGGGGTGGGTGCCAGTGTGGCCGCGAATAAGGTCAAGGGCGTGCGCGCCGCGGTCTGTCATGATACCTTCTCGGCGAGGCAGGGCGTGGAAGATGACGACCTTAACGTGCTCTGCCTCGGAGCGCGAATCATCGGCAGCGAGCTGGCCAAGGAAGTCTGCGCGGCCTTTCTCTCCGCCACATTCTCGAAACTGGAACGGCATGTGCGGCGTTTAAACAAGATTCTTGAGATCGAGGCCGGGCAACACTGA
- the tal gene encoding transaldolase, with the protein MKHPIIEATWKHGQSIWLDYISRRLIESGDLDRLVADGLRGLTSNPTIFQQAIAGSADYDREVQLGVEHEWDAQRIFEQLAVADISSAADALRAVWDESNGTDGFVSLEVSPRLAHETEDTIREAQHLWKAVSRPNLMIKVPATKEGIPAIRALLAEGLNINVTLIFSLEQYRSVLESFVDAIEYRVGRGFDASRVASVASFFVSRVDNVADKQLAERGRADLGAKTAIANACLAYRHFLNVTLSERWQKLAAAGAQVQRPLWASTSTKNPAYPDTLYVQELVAKDTVNTVPPGTLDAWKDHGRPEASLLRNLATAEQTLSDLAAAGIDVQRITTDLIEDGVKKFSDSYDQLLDAIRAKAKGGIKLSSVR; encoded by the coding sequence ATGAAACACCCGATCATCGAAGCCACATGGAAACACGGGCAGTCCATTTGGCTGGATTACATCAGCCGCCGGCTCATCGAGTCCGGCGATCTCGACCGACTGGTAGCGGACGGGTTGCGCGGATTGACCTCAAACCCCACGATTTTTCAGCAGGCCATCGCAGGCAGCGCGGACTATGATCGCGAAGTCCAGTTGGGCGTCGAACATGAGTGGGATGCACAGAGAATTTTTGAACAACTCGCCGTGGCCGACATCAGCTCGGCAGCGGATGCGTTGCGTGCGGTCTGGGATGAATCCAACGGAACGGACGGTTTCGTGAGTCTGGAGGTCTCGCCGCGGCTCGCGCACGAAACTGAGGATACGATTCGCGAGGCGCAGCACCTCTGGAAGGCGGTCAGCCGTCCGAATCTGATGATTAAGGTGCCGGCCACGAAAGAGGGAATCCCGGCGATCCGCGCGCTGCTGGCCGAAGGGTTGAACATCAACGTCACACTGATCTTCTCCCTCGAGCAATATCGAAGCGTGCTTGAGAGCTTTGTCGATGCCATTGAATATCGTGTGGGACGCGGGTTCGACGCCTCGCGCGTCGCTTCCGTGGCCAGTTTCTTTGTGAGCCGGGTTGATAACGTCGCGGACAAGCAATTGGCTGAACGTGGACGCGCGGACCTCGGTGCTAAGACCGCGATCGCCAACGCCTGCCTGGCCTACCGGCATTTCCTGAATGTTACGCTGAGCGAGCGCTGGCAGAAATTGGCCGCTGCGGGAGCGCAGGTCCAGCGCCCGTTATGGGCCAGCACATCGACCAAGAATCCAGCCTATCCCGATACGCTTTATGTGCAGGAACTGGTCGCCAAGGATACGGTCAACACGGTACCTCCGGGGACGCTTGATGCTTGGAAGGACCATGGCCGACCGGAGGCGTCGCTCTTGCGCAACCTCGCGACGGCCGAGCAGACGTTGTCCGACTTGGCTGCGGCCGGCATCGATGTGCAGCGGATCACCACTGACTTGATCGAAGATGGTGTCAAGAAGTTCTCGGATTCTTATGATCAACTGCTTGACGCAATCCGCGCCAAGGCAAAGGGCGGAATCAAGTTGAGCAGTGTTCGCTGA
- a CDS encoding Hpt domain-containing protein codes for MRFNRERLSEAGMGDPEFIRELAQMMLSDGEERVRKLQAAATATDWETAGQIAHSMKGAALTVGAEDLAALCATVDDSVRRLQCTDGAAAIDAIAAEFGAVREVIQREIQEVG; via the coding sequence ATGAGATTTAACAGGGAGCGACTAAGCGAGGCCGGGATGGGGGATCCCGAGTTCATTCGGGAGCTTGCGCAAATGATGCTGAGTGACGGCGAGGAGCGAGTGCGGAAGCTGCAAGCGGCGGCCACGGCCACGGACTGGGAGACCGCCGGTCAGATCGCGCACTCCATGAAGGGCGCCGCGCTGACTGTCGGAGCGGAGGACCTGGCTGCGCTGTGCGCGACAGTGGACGACAGCGTACGAAGGCTGCAGTGTACTGACGGCGCGGCAGCGATCGACGCCATCGCCGCGGAGTTCGGTGCCGTTCGCGAAGTCATCCAGCGGGAAATTCAGGAGGTCGGATAA
- a CDS encoding response regulator, with protein sequence MYVLLVEDDRFSRKVLQAMLERFGCEVTAVANGADALREFVRQKPDLVLTDWLMPELDGITLCKRIREYEDGEYTFVVMVSAKNRKEDVLEAMEAGVDDFLAKPFHREELRLRLRNAERILNLQHSLAKRISELEEATAHVERLQGFLPICAYCKNVRNDGDFWQQIEHYIAERAEQLFFSHSICPQCYEKHVKPMEDRLYGLPVCEPTPVTEDRT encoded by the coding sequence ATGTACGTATTGCTGGTCGAGGACGACCGCTTCTCGCGCAAGGTGCTGCAGGCGATGTTGGAGCGCTTCGGATGCGAGGTTACCGCGGTGGCCAACGGCGCGGACGCGCTGCGGGAATTCGTGCGCCAGAAGCCGGATCTTGTGCTGACCGACTGGCTAATGCCGGAGCTTGATGGGATCACCCTCTGCAAGCGAATCCGCGAATACGAAGACGGCGAATACACGTTTGTCGTCATGGTAAGCGCCAAGAACCGCAAGGAGGACGTGTTGGAAGCGATGGAGGCCGGCGTTGACGACTTTCTTGCCAAGCCCTTTCACCGCGAGGAACTCCGGCTGCGACTGCGCAACGCCGAGCGAATCCTGAATCTACAACACTCACTGGCCAAACGGATTTCCGAGCTCGAAGAGGCTACGGCTCACGTGGAACGCTTGCAGGGGTTCTTGCCGATCTGCGCCTATTGCAAGAACGTGCGCAATGACGGCGACTTCTGGCAGCAGATCGAGCACTACATTGCTGAACGCGCCGAACAGCTCTTCTTCTCGCATTCCATTTGTCCGCAATGCTACGAGAAACACGTCAAGCCGATGGAGGATCGGCTGTACGGCCTGCCGGTCTGTGAACCCACCCCTGTGACAGAGGACCGGACTTAG
- the deoC gene encoding deoxyribose-phosphate aldolase, protein MNLREFARYFDHTALKPETTPANIEQLCRETRDYGFAAVCVNPVYAQMAVHLLADCPATVCTVVGFPLGASTTASKLSECQQAIVHGAREIDMVIWIGGLKAGKANDVEAEIRALAEDCHAAAARLKVIIECALLTDEEKRLACSLAVHARADFVKTSTGFAAAGATVADVKLMSAIALPAGVGVKAAGGIRTFADATAMIAAGATRIGASASVGILAESRSQGMAE, encoded by the coding sequence GTGAACCTGCGCGAATTCGCCCGGTACTTCGACCACACAGCACTGAAACCGGAGACCACTCCGGCAAATATTGAACAGTTGTGCCGTGAGACCCGCGACTACGGGTTTGCGGCCGTCTGTGTCAATCCGGTTTATGCGCAAATGGCCGTACACCTGCTCGCAGACTGTCCCGCAACGGTCTGCACTGTCGTCGGGTTTCCGCTCGGCGCATCCACGACCGCGAGCAAGCTCAGCGAATGCCAGCAGGCGATTGTTCATGGCGCGCGGGAGATCGATATGGTGATCTGGATCGGCGGGCTAAAGGCGGGAAAGGCGAACGACGTTGAAGCCGAGATTCGAGCACTTGCCGAAGATTGTCACGCGGCGGCCGCGCGGCTCAAGGTGATTATTGAATGCGCGCTGCTGACCGACGAAGAGAAACGGCTGGCGTGCAGTCTGGCCGTGCACGCGCGCGCCGATTTCGTCAAGACCTCGACCGGATTCGCGGCCGCCGGAGCGACCGTGGCTGATGTGAAATTGATGAGCGCGATCGCGCTGCCCGCCGGCGTAGGTGTCAAAGCAGCGGGTGGCATTCGCACATTTGCGGATGCCACGGCGATGATTGCCGCGGGCGCGACGCGCATCGGCGCCAGCGCCAGTGTCGGAATTCTCGCCGAATCCCGGAGTCAGGGAATGGCCGAGTGA
- a CDS encoding redoxin domain-containing protein produces the protein MQLPTDRVGAPRFPREFAWVNTDRPLRLDEELKGSVVVLDFWTYCCINCMHILPDLAYIEHKYAGRPVVVIGVHSAKFDNEGDERNILQACQRYNIGHPVIVDQDHEIWSAYSVRSWPTLMIIDPAGKVVGALSGEGNREVLDQVVAALLVEAKSNGTLASAPPAFERKSRVPATSGLAFPGKVLADPLGRFLFISDSNHDRIIIATPQGRVISVAGSGVRGNADGPFASAQFHNPQGVAFDGDHLLYVADTDNHLIRKLDLTAKIVETISGTGEQVYDRVGGQRGRAQGLNSPWDLALVDSALYIAMAGPHQLWRLDLGSGIAEVWAGSGREDLDDGTGTYAALAQPSGIVRKGDWLYFVDSEVSALRKVSLQSREVVTLIGTGLFDFGDRDGTLSTALLQHPLGVTVHGDDILIADTYNHKIRRVNEPARKVTSLVGGGAPLEIASAEGMLNLYEPGGLSSLGDTLYIADTNHDRIVAFSVKDGSWSELRLTGLQSTLAKSLSADTLPVTDHAFRPGSDLLVRFEPRFEPGIHLNPEAPLNFAITSESSTDSAIEGLATSGTLPVEVRLPAALLTAGGTLHAMLSLAYCTDGNAGSCVPVTLGWRIRLNPDGHGPDSITLSERVTALK, from the coding sequence ATCCAGTTGCCGACGGACCGAGTGGGAGCCCCACGATTCCCGCGCGAATTCGCGTGGGTGAATACTGACAGGCCGCTGCGGCTTGATGAGGAGCTGAAGGGCAGTGTCGTAGTGCTCGATTTCTGGACCTATTGCTGCATCAACTGCATGCACATCCTCCCGGACCTCGCGTACATTGAGCACAAATATGCCGGGCGTCCGGTCGTCGTGATCGGAGTTCACTCCGCCAAGTTCGACAACGAGGGTGATGAAAGAAATATCCTGCAGGCCTGCCAGCGGTACAACATCGGTCATCCGGTGATCGTCGATCAGGATCACGAGATTTGGTCGGCCTATTCCGTGCGCTCGTGGCCGACGCTGATGATCATCGATCCCGCGGGCAAGGTAGTCGGTGCGCTCTCGGGCGAAGGCAATCGGGAAGTGCTCGATCAGGTCGTGGCGGCGCTGCTGGTGGAAGCGAAATCCAACGGAACGTTGGCCAGCGCTCCCCCTGCATTTGAGCGCAAGTCACGCGTTCCCGCCACCTCGGGACTCGCGTTTCCGGGCAAAGTACTCGCCGACCCGCTCGGTCGGTTCCTGTTCATCTCGGATTCGAACCACGACCGAATTATCATCGCAACTCCGCAGGGCCGTGTGATCTCTGTGGCGGGATCCGGAGTTCGCGGAAATGCGGACGGTCCATTCGCCTCCGCGCAGTTCCACAACCCGCAAGGTGTGGCCTTCGACGGCGATCACTTGCTCTACGTCGCCGACACGGACAACCATCTCATCCGCAAGCTCGATTTGACAGCGAAGATCGTGGAGACGATCTCGGGAACGGGCGAGCAGGTGTATGATCGAGTCGGCGGCCAGCGCGGCCGCGCGCAGGGCCTGAATAGTCCCTGGGACCTTGCGCTCGTGGACAGCGCGCTCTACATCGCGATGGCCGGACCGCACCAGCTTTGGCGGCTCGATCTCGGGTCGGGAATCGCGGAAGTCTGGGCCGGTTCGGGCCGCGAGGACCTCGACGATGGAACCGGCACCTATGCCGCGCTGGCGCAGCCGTCCGGTATCGTCCGCAAGGGCGACTGGCTCTACTTCGTTGACAGTGAAGTCAGCGCGCTGCGCAAGGTTAGTTTGCAAAGTCGCGAGGTCGTCACGCTGATCGGCACCGGACTCTTCGACTTCGGTGATCGCGACGGGACGCTCAGTACCGCGCTCTTGCAGCATCCGTTGGGCGTAACCGTTCACGGAGACGACATCTTGATCGCCGACACCTACAATCACAAGATCCGCCGGGTCAACGAACCGGCCCGGAAGGTCACCTCGCTTGTCGGTGGCGGCGCGCCGCTTGAGATCGCATCTGCTGAAGGCATGCTCAACTTGTACGAACCCGGCGGGTTAAGTTCGCTGGGAGATACGCTCTACATCGCGGACACGAATCACGATCGCATCGTCGCCTTCAGCGTCAAGGACGGTTCGTGGTCCGAACTCCGACTGACCGGGCTGCAAAGCACGCTGGCGAAGAGCCTGAGTGCGGATACTCTTCCTGTCACCGATCATGCATTCAGACCGGGCAGTGACCTCTTGGTGCGATTCGAGCCGCGATTCGAGCCGGGTATTCACCTGAATCCGGAAGCTCCCCTCAACTTCGCGATCACGTCCGAAAGCTCGACCGACTCCGCCATCGAAGGCTTGGCGACGAGCGGAACGCTGCCGGTAGAGGTCAGGCTGCCCGCGGCGTTGTTAACTGCCGGGGGCACTCTTCATGCGATGCTTTCGCTGGCCTACTGCACGGATGGCAATGCCGGATCGTGCGTCCCGGTTACGTTGGGTTGGAGAATTCGTTTGAATCCGGACGGCCACGGCCCGGATTCAATCACGCTCAGCGAACGGGTCACCGCCCTGAAATAG
- the aroA gene encoding 3-phosphoshikimate 1-carboxyvinyltransferase yields MSQARITPACSPLRGVLSLPGDKSISHRRALFTLLTDEEVRIANYGSGDDCATSLTCLSEMGKRVKRNGNEVLIGGTADNKRVRLDCGNSGTTARLLMGLLAGCDGKFELVGDESLSRRPMNRVAEPLRRMGAQIELTDGHLPARITGADLTGIRYEAPVASAQVKSAVLLAGLRATGETYYREPAPSRDHTERLLEIAPDPEGWLCAHGGVAFPAARLRGEVPGDPSSAAFWICAANLIPDSKIRLHGVLANRGRNQYVSMLRVCGAGITATAPRKQGGEDVCDLHVQQATLTPLGIENANASQVIDEIPVLSVLAATLAGRSEFHDVGELRVKESDRLALIVENLRAMGADVRDWSDGFAVIGGGRLHGARIRAAGDHRIAMAFAVAGLWATGETIIDDAHCVSVSYPEFWEHMRALVPGSVRINE; encoded by the coding sequence CTGAGTCAGGCGCGAATCACACCCGCATGCTCTCCACTCCGCGGAGTGCTGTCACTTCCGGGCGACAAGTCGATCTCGCACCGTCGGGCACTGTTCACTTTGCTCACGGACGAGGAAGTCCGGATTGCGAACTACGGCAGTGGCGATGATTGCGCGACGTCGCTGACATGTCTAAGTGAGATGGGCAAACGCGTTAAGCGCAACGGTAACGAAGTGTTGATCGGCGGGACGGCCGATAACAAGCGAGTTCGGCTCGATTGCGGCAATTCGGGTACGACTGCGCGGTTGCTCATGGGATTGCTGGCCGGATGCGATGGCAAGTTCGAGCTCGTCGGCGATGAGTCCTTGTCGCGGCGCCCGATGAATCGGGTGGCTGAGCCGTTGCGCCGCATGGGCGCGCAGATCGAGCTTACCGACGGTCACCTGCCGGCGAGAATCACCGGGGCTGATCTTACCGGCATTCGATACGAAGCTCCGGTCGCGAGCGCACAGGTCAAATCGGCGGTACTGCTGGCCGGACTGCGCGCCACCGGCGAAACGTACTATCGAGAGCCGGCACCGAGTCGAGATCATACCGAACGATTGCTTGAGATCGCCCCCGATCCGGAAGGATGGTTGTGTGCGCACGGAGGAGTGGCGTTTCCCGCCGCCCGCTTGCGCGGCGAGGTGCCAGGCGATCCTTCGTCCGCTGCGTTCTGGATTTGTGCCGCCAATCTGATTCCGGATTCCAAAATCCGGTTGCACGGCGTGCTGGCGAATCGCGGCCGAAATCAATATGTCTCGATGTTGCGGGTGTGCGGCGCCGGGATTACCGCCACAGCTCCGCGCAAGCAGGGTGGCGAGGACGTTTGCGACCTGCACGTGCAACAGGCGACGCTCACGCCGCTCGGTATCGAAAACGCGAACGCTTCGCAAGTAATTGATGAGATTCCCGTGTTGTCCGTGTTGGCCGCAACGCTCGCGGGACGCAGTGAATTTCATGACGTGGGCGAACTGCGTGTCAAGGAGTCCGACCGGCTGGCGTTGATCGTCGAGAATTTGCGCGCGATGGGTGCCGACGTCAGGGATTGGAGTGACGGGTTTGCCGTGATTGGGGGCGGGCGGTTGCACGGAGCGCGAATCAGGGCCGCAGGCGATCATCGCATTGCCATGGCGTTCGCGGTTGCGGGATTATGGGCAACCGGCGAAACGATCATCGACGATGCGCACTGTGTTTCCGTTTCATATCCGGAATTCTGGGAGCACATGCGGGCGCTGGTGCCGGGATCGGTCCGCATCAATGAGTGA
- a CDS encoding shikimate dehydrogenase, which yields MSEKYFRFGLLGQQIAYSLSPRIFDWALREAGLAGSYESCSLAESDVAVFMWTHVKSLDGLNVTVPYKTVVAGLCHELSADASRIGAVNTAYWSGNRLIGDNTDSSGFGFALDLLLKNRPPCRRVLVIGGGGAARATLLELERRGVREVTVAARDTTRAESTLQHLAFSGLRVVPLNDCISGDGYDLMIQATPIGSVNQPGTPVPRMLPIDSATAVMDLIYAPRETEFLRQARECGAQTMNGLPMLIAQAAAAFEIWTGVRFALEKAMLELLPEFSPR from the coding sequence ATGAGTGAGAAGTATTTTCGGTTCGGTTTGCTGGGACAGCAGATTGCTTACAGCCTGAGCCCGCGGATTTTCGACTGGGCTCTGCGGGAGGCGGGGCTTGCGGGGTCGTACGAAAGCTGTTCGCTTGCGGAGAGCGATGTCGCCGTATTCATGTGGACTCATGTGAAATCGCTTGACGGGCTGAATGTCACCGTGCCGTACAAGACCGTAGTCGCCGGACTCTGTCATGAACTCAGTGCTGACGCATCGCGGATTGGTGCCGTGAATACCGCCTATTGGAGTGGCAATCGACTGATCGGCGATAATACGGACAGCTCAGGGTTCGGTTTTGCGCTTGATCTGCTCCTGAAAAATCGTCCGCCATGCCGCCGGGTGCTGGTGATCGGCGGCGGCGGTGCCGCGCGTGCGACGTTGCTCGAATTGGAACGACGCGGTGTCCGAGAAGTTACCGTGGCGGCCCGCGATACGACCAGAGCGGAGAGCACGCTGCAACACTTGGCGTTCTCGGGCCTGCGGGTCGTGCCGTTGAATGACTGCATAAGCGGCGACGGTTATGACCTGATGATTCAGGCAACTCCCATCGGCAGCGTCAATCAGCCCGGGACTCCGGTACCGCGCATGCTTCCGATCGATTCCGCTACCGCGGTCATGGATTTGATCTACGCCCCGCGGGAAACTGAATTCCTGCGTCAGGCGCGCGAGTGCGGAGCGCAGACGATGAATGGACTGCCGATGTTGATCGCGCAGGCGGCCGCGGCGTTTGAGATCTGGACCGGGGTCCGCTTCGCGCTCGAAAAGGCCATGCTTGAACTGTTACCCGAATTCTCGCCAAGATGA
- the aroC gene encoding chorismate synthase: MQFLTAGESHGRCLVGILEGMPAGLAISESEIAVDLKRRQHGYGRGDRMKIEQDHAQILTGVRYGLTMGSPIALLIENRDWPNWTSRMRADTPPDGERVPPLTSPRPGHADWAGSLKYRHSDIRNVIERSSARETTTRVALAAIGRKFFRELGIEVGSHVIQIGPVAANCSQGERTVSELNRDADASPVRCLDAAAGARMIEAIDDAKAQGDTLGGVFEVVVTGLPVGIGSFSHYDKRLDGILAGAMMSIHAMKAVGFGMGFDVASHPGSEVHDRLFPGELREVERQTNNAGGTEGGMTNGEPLRIRVAMKPLSTLGRPLDSVDLATGEPVTALRERSDVCAVPAAAIVGEAMALLALVNPFLEKFGGDSMDEIRAHLNATPPSPWV; encoded by the coding sequence ATCCAATTTCTTACCGCCGGAGAAAGTCACGGGAGGTGCCTGGTCGGGATTCTGGAAGGAATGCCGGCCGGACTGGCGATTTCCGAATCGGAGATTGCCGTTGATCTCAAGCGCCGTCAACATGGCTACGGTCGTGGCGACCGCATGAAGATCGAGCAAGATCACGCGCAGATTCTGACTGGCGTGCGGTACGGACTCACCATGGGTTCGCCGATTGCACTGCTCATCGAAAACCGGGACTGGCCCAATTGGACTTCGCGAATGCGCGCGGATACGCCTCCGGACGGCGAGCGAGTTCCGCCGCTTACGAGTCCGCGTCCGGGTCACGCGGACTGGGCGGGTTCGTTAAAGTACCGTCATAGTGATATCCGCAATGTGATCGAGCGCTCCTCTGCGCGCGAGACCACGACGCGCGTCGCGCTGGCGGCGATTGGCCGCAAGTTCTTCCGCGAGTTGGGGATCGAGGTCGGCAGCCACGTGATTCAAATCGGCCCGGTGGCCGCCAACTGCTCCCAGGGCGAACGCACGGTGTCGGAGCTCAATCGCGACGCGGATGCAAGTCCTGTTCGTTGCCTCGACGCGGCGGCCGGGGCGCGCATGATCGAGGCGATTGACGATGCGAAAGCGCAGGGAGACACGCTGGGCGGTGTGTTTGAAGTGGTTGTGACCGGGTTGCCGGTAGGGATCGGCAGCTTCTCTCATTATGACAAGCGGCTGGACGGTATTCTCGCGGGCGCCATGATGTCGATTCATGCGATGAAGGCGGTCGGCTTCGGCATGGGCTTCGATGTGGCAAGTCATCCCGGCAGCGAAGTCCACGATCGACTGTTTCCCGGTGAGCTGCGCGAAGTTGAGCGACAGACGAATAACGCGGGGGGAACCGAGGGCGGGATGACCAACGGTGAGCCGCTGCGCATCCGAGTTGCCATGAAGCCGCTGTCCACCTTGGGGCGGCCGCTGGATTCCGTCGATCTTGCGACAGGTGAGCCGGTAACGGCCTTGCGCGAGCGCAGTGACGTTTGCGCGGTGCCCGCCGCGGCCATTGTCGGGGAAGCGATGGCGCTGCTCGCCCTGGTGAATCCGTTCCTGGAGAAGTTCGGCGGAGATTCCATGGACGAAATTCGCGCACACCTGAACGCCACGCCGCCATCGCCATGGGTATAG
- a CDS encoding shikimate kinase, with translation MGIVFLTGMPGSGKSSAGRELARVMARPFCDLDELIVEQAKLTIPEIFSSRGESAFRAVETAALETALERTEAVIALGGGTLIAPHNLELVRDRGVLVYLAAPIEVLCRRLGTASGRPLVEGLVSGDDIRRKLEALWRARRATYESAHVVVWSGTTSSLEQVVKQISERILK, from the coding sequence ATGGGTATAGTCTTCCTTACTGGAATGCCGGGTTCCGGCAAATCCAGTGCGGGGCGCGAGCTTGCGCGGGTGATGGCAAGGCCATTTTGCGACCTGGACGAGCTGATCGTTGAGCAAGCCAAGCTGACCATTCCGGAGATCTTCAGCAGCCGTGGCGAATCCGCGTTTCGTGCGGTTGAAACGGCCGCCTTGGAAACTGCACTCGAGCGAACCGAAGCCGTCATTGCATTGGGCGGGGGGACACTGATCGCTCCGCACAATCTTGAACTTGTCCGTGATCGCGGCGTGCTGGTCTATCTGGCAGCCCCAATTGAAGTGTTGTGCCGGCGGCTGGGAACCGCGAGTGGCCGCCCGCTGGTTGAAGGACTCGTCAGCGGAGACGATATTCGGCGAAAGCTCGAAGCACTTTGGCGGGCGCGGCGCGCGACGTATGAAAGCGCACACGTCGTCGTCTGGTCCGGGACCACATCGAGTCTGGAGCAGGTTGTAAAACAGATTTCTGAACGGATATTGAAGTGA